Below is a window of Defluviimonas sp. SAOS-178_SWC DNA.
CGGGCGTCGCGGAAGTCGGGCGCCGCCGCGATGAAGGCATCGCGCAAGGCCGCGCGATCCTCGCGCGTCAGCGCCTCGGTGAAGGGGCCGAAGCCCACGTCCCGCACGTCGCCATGCGGCATCCGATGATGGCGCATGCCTGCGCCGACCACCGTGGCCACGACAAACAGGTTGACGGCGAGCGACGCGATAAGCGCCCAGATCATCCAGCGCCCGCCCGGCTTCGCCTTGCTTCCATCGGCATCCGCCATTCTCATCCCTCCCATCCGGCAGCCAGCGCGAAGACCTCCGCCCCCGGCATAAGTTCAACCGTCGCATTCGCCCCGTCGTCACCCCATAGGCCCCCGGTCAGCAGGGCGGGATCATCGAGCCCCGCATAGCCGAGCCAGAGGCCGGCCACCGTCGCGGTCGCCAGCCCGCCGATCCCGCGCCAGCCCCCGAAGGCCGCGGCAAGCCAGGACATCATAGCGCCGCCTTTACCTGCCGGCCGGGGCAGCGGCTGCGGTGCGGAGGCGCGCGGCATCTCGGCCTCCGCATCCGCGAGAATGCGCGCCATCAGCGCCCCGGAGGGCACGGGCCCGGCGTCCCGCGCGGCGCGGAAGCAGCCTTCCAAGAAGTCGTCACCCCGATCCAGATCAGCCATCGCCATACCCCAGTTCCGCGCGCCGCCCCGCCAGCGCCTGCACCAATCCACGCTTTCCCCGCGCCGTCAGACTTTCGACCGCCTCGACGCCCACGCCCATGATCTCCGCGATCTCCGGGTTCGCGAGGCCTTCGAGGTGGCGCAGCACCACCGCCTCG
It encodes the following:
- a CDS encoding dihydroorotate dehydrogenase, which codes for MADLDRGDDFLEGCFRAARDAGPVPSGALMARILADAEAEMPRASAPQPLPRPAGKGGAMMSWLAAAFGGWRGIGGLATATVAGLWLGYAGLDDPALLTGGLWGDDGANATVELMPGAEVFALAAGWEG
- a CDS encoding periplasmic heavy metal sensor produces the protein MADADGSKAKPGGRWMIWALIASLAVNLFVVATVVGAGMRHHRMPHGDVRDVGFGPFTEALTREDRAALRDAFIAAAPDFRDARRAAEANFDRLVASLRADPWDRTATEAVLAERGARTSERIELGRRLLVERLAAMTPEVRAALADRIEAAAARGWRKN